GATGACTCCCGGTTCATCGTGATGGACTCACAGCGGCAATACGGAGGAAAAAAAGTAAAACTTCTCGATAAAGTGAGAAATACCATTCGCTCCAGGCACTATAGTCCCCGCACAGAAAAGGCATACACCGGCTGGATCCGCCGTTTCATATATTTCCATGGAAAGCGTCATCCTTCTGGAATGGGAGAAGCGGAGATCACCGAGTATCTTTCGTATCTTGCTACAAGGCGCAAAGTCAGCGCGTCTACGCAAAACCAGGCTCTCAGCGCGATACTGTTTTTATACAAGGATGTGTTGGGCATCAATCTGGGCTGGCTTGAAGGAATCGTCAGGGCAAAACGGCCGAGGCGAATGCCAGTTGTGCTGACTCGAAACGAGATCCGGGCTATCCTTGCGCAGATGAGAGGAGTGCAGCGGCTTGCCGCGTCGCTGATGTACGGCGCGGGGCTGCGTTTGACGGAAACACTGAATCTGCGGATAAAGGATATCGATTTTGATCGCGGCGAGATCATCATTCGGCAGGGAAAGGGACGCAAAGACCGGATCACAGTCCTCCCTGATCCACTTAAAGCAATCTTAATGAAGCATATCGAGCATGTCAGGAAGCAGCATCAGAACGATCTGCAAAGAGGGTTGGGAAGCGTCCAACTTCCCAATGCGTTGGAGATCAAATATTCGAAAACTGCCTGGGAGTGGGGATGGCAATGGGTATTTCCGGCGGCCAGGTTTTACAGGGACACGGAGAGAGGCGTATACCGAAGGCACCACCTTCACGAATCGGCAGTC
This genomic stretch from Candidatus Krumholzibacteriota bacterium harbors:
- a CDS encoding integron integrase encodes the protein MDSQRQYGGKKVKLLDKVRNTIRSRHYSPRTEKAYTGWIRRFIYFHGKRHPSGMGEAEITEYLSYLATRRKVSASTQNQALSAILFLYKDVLGINLGWLEGIVRAKRPRRMPVVLTRNEIRAILAQMRGVQRLAASLMYGAGLRLTETLNLRIKDIDFDRGEIIIRQGKGRKDRITVLPDPLKAILMKHIEHVRKQHQNDLQRGLGSVQLPNALEIKYSKTAWEWGWQWVFPAARFYRDTERGVYRRHHLHESAVQRAVKEAVRISGVAKNASCHSLRHSFATHLLENGYDIRTIQELLGHKDVNTTMIYTHVLNRGGKGVRSPIEGLL